One segment of Sphingobacteriales bacterium DNA contains the following:
- the ilvA gene encoding threonine ammonia-lyase IlvA has protein sequence MSTNLFEEIIKAGQLLKKVISQTPLSYNANFSEEQQANIYFKREDLQVVRSYKIRGAYNKMIAFNAEERAKGVVCASAGNHAQGVAYSCNLLHIHGKIYMPKTTPQQKIKQVKLFGKSFVEIVLIGDTFDDAYQQAVHDAQESGKIFVHPFDDEKVIAGQGTAALEILNDATVPIDYIFIPIGGGGLASGVATVFKKLSPTTKIIGVEPLGAPAMKVSIENGINTPLEKIDKFVDGAAVKRVGDLTFEICRHTLDDVILVPEGKVCTCILRLYNEEAMVVEPAGALSIAALDYYKEQIAGKNVVCIVSGSNNDILRTEEIKERSLLFEGLKHYFIIEFPQRPGAFREFVNEVLGSDDDITYFQFAKKNNRELGPAVVGIELKERDDFEVLISKLEEKQIPYRYLNDKGDLFTQLIG, from the coding sequence ATGTCTACGAATTTATTTGAAGAAATCATCAAAGCCGGACAACTTTTAAAAAAGGTTATTTCTCAAACACCTCTGAGCTACAATGCTAATTTTTCGGAGGAGCAGCAAGCAAATATTTATTTTAAAAGAGAAGATTTACAGGTGGTGCGCTCCTACAAAATTCGGGGGGCTTATAATAAAATGATTGCTTTTAATGCCGAAGAACGCGCCAAAGGGGTGGTATGTGCCAGCGCAGGCAACCACGCACAGGGAGTGGCATATTCGTGTAATTTATTGCATATTCATGGCAAAATTTATATGCCCAAAACCACGCCTCAACAAAAAATAAAACAAGTAAAATTATTCGGAAAATCGTTTGTAGAAATTGTACTCATCGGCGATACCTTTGATGATGCCTATCAACAGGCAGTACACGATGCTCAAGAAAGCGGAAAAATTTTTGTGCACCCTTTTGATGACGAAAAAGTGATTGCGGGACAGGGTACGGCGGCGTTGGAAATTCTCAATGATGCCACGGTTCCTATTGATTATATTTTTATTCCCATCGGCGGCGGCGGCTTGGCTTCGGGTGTGGCTACCGTGTTCAAAAAACTCAGCCCCACTACCAAAATTATCGGCGTAGAGCCTTTGGGCGCACCTGCTATGAAAGTTTCCATAGAAAACGGCATCAATACGCCTTTGGAAAAAATAGATAAATTTGTGGACGGCGCAGCAGTGAAACGTGTGGGCGACCTTACTTTTGAAATATGCCGCCACACTTTGGACGATGTGATTTTAGTACCCGAAGGAAAGGTGTGTACTTGTATTTTACGCCTTTACAACGAAGAGGCGATGGTCGTAGAGCCTGCCGGAGCGTTGAGCATTGCGGCATTGGACTATTACAAAGAGCAGATTGCAGGTAAAAATGTAGTATGTATAGTAAGTGGCAGCAACAACGACATTTTGCGCACCGAAGAAATCAAAGAGCGTTCTTTGCTGTTTGAAGGATTAAAACATTATTTTATTATTGAATTTCCGCAGCGTCCGGGTGCTTTTCGCGAGTTTGTAAATGAAGTGCTGGGCAGCGATGACGATATTACTTATTTTCAGTTTGCCAAAAAGAACAACCGCGAGTTGGGACCGGCAGTGGTGGGCATAGAACTCAAAGAACGCGATGATTTTGAAGTACTCATCAGCAAGTTAGAAGAAAAACAAATCCCATATCGCTACCTCAACGATAAAGGCGATTTATTTACACAATTGATAGGATAA